The nucleotide window AGACATGGAAATGATCTGGCAAGATATTGCATCAATTGCGAAGAAGACAGGAACTGTAGCTTCAGGTGATACAGACTGTGCCCAGGCAAACACTGCAATGTTCATTGCAGGAGGGCTACTAGACAAAAATCTCGCCCACACACTAGCAATTATCGCAAGGGCGATTTCTGCAGCCAGGTCACTCGTTGCTTACGAAGCCGGTGCAGTAGGCCCTGGAAAGGACTGTGGTTATGAGAACACCATTGTAAAATCAATTGCAGGTGTGCCAATTACTCAGGAAGGTAAAACTTCAACGTGTGCCCACTCCGACCTTATGGGCAATCTGGTCATGCAGTGCTGTGACCTCTGGTCCAACGAGTCAGTTGAGTATCATGGTGAATTTGGCGGTACAACTGTCCAGTGCTGGTCCGAAACTCTTGCATATGACTGTGCTCTAATGAACGTTGCCCTCGAATCGGGTAATGAAAAGATCTTGAGAGACATGTTCATGGCTTCCGATCTGTATAGAGACGCACAGGGCTATGTACTCGCATACCCTAACGCCTATAGAGTCGGGCAGGCAATTGTAAAGAACGGAGACGATATATACCTTCGCGCTAAGAACGCTGCAATTGAATGCATTAACATCGTAGAAGAAGGAGCAAAGAAGAAACTTGAACTTTCCAGGTTTGAAGCTAAAGCCCTTTCAGATGCAAAAGCAGCTTTTGAGGGTCTTACTGACGACAAGGACCAGTTCATGAGCGATTGTCTCACAAAGTATAAACAGGAAGTTAAAGTCTTCAAGCCGGAGAACTACGGCCTCTAATCAGGGCAATTCTCCTTTTCCTTTTTTAAAATCCCGATTGTAGTTTATATTTTCCTTAATAAATATATAGAATTTTTAGTACTGAAGACTCATTTAGCACTTGCAACGATTTTTATTAAGCAGAATTAATTGAATGAATACCAAAGTTGTGGTTTTAAACACTAACACTTAGTTTACTCTAGCTAAAACTTAGTTTATTACTCTAGATTTATAATTATGCAGGGCATGAGAAACCGGTCGAAACAATTCCATCAGGAAA belongs to Methanosarcina barkeri 3 and includes:
- the mtaB gene encoding methanol--corrinoid protein co-methyltransferase MtaB is translated as MTVTRYTKMAYANADDMVFGRAITPVKTGLELEIGAGYTAPEVNYAPRPEAGASKEKLIKEYERITTDIMARMVQIGAPAVVLETEHVQQMSNNPSWGAEVAHAQKTIMEDYHDEYGIKCALRHTIGDIRESREYLELRGGDKYNTFLEAFEQCAQNGADMLAVESMGGKEIFDYAILRNDMAGVLYGIGVLGSIDMEMIWQDIASIAKKTGTVASGDTDCAQANTAMFIAGGLLDKNLAHTLAIIARAISAARSLVAYEAGAVGPGKDCGYENTIVKSIAGVPITQEGKTSTCAHSDLMGNLVMQCCDLWSNESVEYHGEFGGTTVQCWSETLAYDCALMNVALESGNEKILRDMFMASDLYRDAQGYVLAYPNAYRVGQAIVKNGDDIYLRAKNAAIECINIVEEGAKKKLELSRFEAKALSDAKAAFEGLTDDKDQFMSDCLTKYKQEVKVFKPENYGL